The Lysobacterales bacterium region ATCGATTCCGGGCGGCTCTTGGCGATGTACCCATAAGCTCCACATCACTGCGGGTTGCGGCCAAAGATCCTTCTGCCACGCGATCACCCCCGCTCCCAAGGGGCCTCGTGGTTGAGGAGGGTCTTCAGTGCATCTGGGTTCGGCGGTGGCGCGTCCAGCGCATCCATGAACGCTTTCATCTGCCGGGCCGAAAGGCTGAAGCGCGTGCGATCGGTGAGCAGGGCCTGGGCACGCTGGACGCTCGCTTCGACAACAAAGGCGGAGACGGACGTCCTCAAGACCTCCGCCGCACGACAGATGAGCGCTTTCTCCGCTGCATCGACGCGAAAACTGACTCTGGTGTGGCGGGGTGGCCTGGGCACGCTCATCCTCCTGATCCCTGACACAGCGGCGCGCGTTCACGGTGCGCCGGTGGCTTCTCGGGTGCAACACCT contains the following coding sequences:
- a CDS encoding DUF1778 domain-containing protein; the encoded protein is MSVPRPPRHTRVSFRVDAAEKALICRAAEVLRTSVSAFVVEASVQRAQALLTDRTRFSLSARQMKAFMDALDAPPPNPDALKTLLNHEAPWERG